The following proteins are co-located in the Myxocyprinus asiaticus isolate MX2 ecotype Aquarium Trade chromosome 44, UBuf_Myxa_2, whole genome shotgun sequence genome:
- the LOC127434645 gene encoding caveolae-associated protein 4a-like, with protein sequence MADKLGLAGAADEPSVLNIFSLLERVSGIIDNVQACQQRMEERQLELENSVKTIQADVVKLTKEHTATSITVEKLLEKTCKVSCHVKDVRVRVEKQNIRVKKVEETQVELLNKNKFRVVIYQGDNEVPAVAAPKSSPKGATGGDASIDPDAQEAPLPDSDEEYMVVEEADSSTAARLKKTGLKRIESLKQTFSRENMTKTKENLGTKVNKLGERIVTTERREKIRQSGERLKQSGERFKETITKTVPAKLNLKKERTVAEGQEGAEGTTEGTAPVPPPKGRRTSPDVAYTEPTEKQEGADEGKGEESEVPMYDMKQLS encoded by the exons ATGGCTGATAAACTGGGACTTGCAGGTGCGGCAGATGAGCCCAGTGTCCTAAACATCTTCTCTCTGCTGGAGAGGGTGTCTGGGATCATAGACAACGTACAGGCGTGCCAGCAACGCATGGAGGAGAGACAGTTGGAGTTGGAGAACAGTGTGAAGACCATCCAGGCGGACGTAGTGAAGTTGACGAAGGAGCACACAGCTACAAGTATCACTGTGGAGAAACTTCTGGAGAAAACATGCAAGGTCAGCTGCCATGTCAAGGATGTCCGTGTCCGTGTGGAGAAGCAGAACATTCGTGTCAAGAAGGTAGAGGAGACCCAAGTTGAGTTGCTGAACAAGAACAAGTTCCGTGTAGTCATCTACCAG GGAGATAATGAGGTCCCAGCTGTAGCTGCCCCTAAAAGCTCTCCAAAGGGAGCAACCGGTGGAGATGCCTCCATAGACCCTGATGCACAGGAGGCCCCACTCCCTGACTCCGATGAGGAATACATGGTTGTCGAGGAGGCAGACTCCTCTACTGCAGCCAGGCTGAAAAAAACCGGCCTGAAACGTATCGAGAGCCTGAAGCAAACCTTTTCAAGAGAGAACATGACCAAGACCAAGGAGAACCTGGGCACCAAGGTCAACAAGCTGGGTGAGCGCATAGTAACGACTGAGCGACGTGAGAAAATCCGCCAGTCTGGGGAACGCCTAAAACAATCTGGTGAACGTTTCAAGGAAACCATCACCAAAACCGTGCCAGCCAAGCTGAACCTTAAGAAGGAGAGGACGGTGGCTGAAGGTCAAGAAGGAGCAGAAGGGACCACAGAGGGTACGGCACCTGTCCCACCACCAAAAGGTCGCAGGACCAGCCCTGACGTGGCCTACACAGAGCCAACAGAGAAACAAGAAGGTGCAGATGAAGGCAAAGGCGAGGAATCGGAAGTGCCAATGTATGATATGAAGCAGCTTTCTTAA